The following are from one region of the Plodia interpunctella isolate USDA-ARS_2022_Savannah chromosome 23, ilPloInte3.2, whole genome shotgun sequence genome:
- the LOC128680250 gene encoding Na(+)/H(+) exchange regulatory cofactor NHE-RF1, translated as MSANGSAATEPRLCHVRKIPDFDGYGFNLHAEKGKPGQYIGKVDEGSPAEAAGLRRGDRILEVNGHSIAGETHKQVVSRIKERPEDAELLVVALAPGEVMPDLDAVPAQTQPDRSPVPARESPPPAAEPPRLNLQMTAAEMRAHLAAKKKIDPKKVPMDLKSKFDIVKKL; from the coding sequence ATGTCCGCGAACGGATCGGCGGCGACTGAGCCGCGGCTGTGCCACGTGCGAAAAATACCAGACTTCGACGGCTATGGATTCAATTTGCATGCGGAAAAGGGAAAACCCGGCCAATACATAGGAAAAGTCGACGAGGGCTCTCCGGCCGAGGCCGCGGGCCTGCGTCGCGGAGACCGCATCCTCGAGGTGAACGGACACAGCATCGCCGGCGAGACGCACAAGCAGGTCGTCTCGCGGATCAAGGAGCGGCCCGAGGATGCGGAGCTGTTGGTCGTTGCGCTGGCGCCGGGAGAGGTGATGCCGGACCTGGACGCGGTCCCGGCGCAGACGCAACCTGACCGGTCGCCGGTGCCAGCCCGTGAGAGCCCTCCGCCCGCTGCCGAGCCGCCGCGACTCAACCTCCAGATGACCGCGGCCGAGATGCGCGCGCATCTCGCCGCTAAAAAGAAGATCGACCCCAAAAAAGTGCCGATGGACCTCAAGTCCAAATTTGACATCGTCAAGAAACTCTGA